TCTGCTCTCTGGTCGGCTGTCTCTGGTTCTGTTCTGGTCCTGTCctctggttctgtctctggtTCTGCTCTCTGGTTTTGGTCTCTGGTCCTGCATCTCTTGGTTCTGTCTCTGGTTCTGCTCTCTGGTTCTGTCTTGGTCTgtctctggttctgtctctggtccttgtctctggtcctgtctctggTCCTGTCTCCTGGTTCTGTtctctggtcctgtctctggtcctgtctctggTCCATCgtctctggttctgtctctggGCCTGATCTCTGGTTTCTTGTCTCTTGTttgctctctgttctgtctctggttctgtcctctggttctgtctctggttctgtctctggttcctgtctctgtctgctttctggtcgctctctgtttgtctctggtCGCTGCtctctggtcctgtctctggGTCTTAGTCTCTGGTCCTGAAtctctggttctgtctctggttcttgctctctggtcctgtctctggTCCTGTCTTTGGTTCTGTCGATGGTTTCTGTCGGCTGGTTTTTCTCTGGTCCTGCTCTCTTGGTTCTGGTCTTGGTCCCTGCCTCTCTTGGTTCTGCTCTCTGGTTTGTCCTCTGGTTTGTCTCTGGTCCCTGTAATCTGGTTCTGtctctggtcctgtctctggtcctgtctctggGTCCTGTCTTGGTCCTGTCTCTGGTCCTGATCTCTGGTCTGATCTCTGGTTCtgatctgtgtttctgtctgctctccggtcctgtctctggtctgtctctggtcctgtctctggtcctgtctctggTCCTGTTCTGGTttgctctggtctgtctggtctctggtctctggtcctgctggtctgtctctggtctgtctctggtctggtctctggtcctgtctctggttctgtctcctgtctgtctctggtcctgtctctggTCTGCTGTGTCCTTCTGGTTCTGTCTCTGGTTCTGTCTTCTGGTCCTgtctctggttctgtctctggtgtctgtctctggtcttctctggtctgtctctggtcctgctctggtctgtctctggttctgttctggttctgtctctggtctgttgctggttctgtctctggttctgtctcgggtcctgtctctgtttctgtctctgttcttgtctctgtctgtctctggtcctgtctctggTCGTGTCTCTGGGTTCCCTGTTCTGGTTCTGTTTTCTTTGTCTCTGGTCATTGTCTTGGTCCTGTCTCTGGTAGTGTCTCTGGTCCTTGTCTCTGGTCTTTGTCTCTGGTCTGGTTTTTCGGTCCTGATCTCTGGTTCCTGTCTTCTGGTTCTGctctctggttctgtctctggtctgttcATCTGGTCCTGTCTCTGGTTTGTCTCTTTTGTCTCTGGTCCTGATCTCTGGTTTCTGTCTCGCTGGTTCtgctctctggtctctggtctctgtctctggttctgtctctggtctgtcgtCTGGTCCTGATCTCTGTTGTCTGGTTCTGGTTGGGTTGCCCTGAATTCTCTTGGTTACTTGTGTCTtggtcctgtctctgtcctgatcTCATGGTTTTGGTCTCTGGTCCTGACTCTATCGAGTTCTGATCGTTCTGGTTCTGTCctctggttctgtctctggtctgtcttggtGTCTCTGTGTCGTGTCTCTGTGTCCCATGTccgtactggcctgtctctggttcTGTGCTCTGCGATTCTGTCTGTGGTTCTGCTGCTGGTTTGTCTCTTGCGTCTCTATGTTCTGGGTCTGTCTTGGTTCTGATCTTTGGTTCTGTCTCTGGTCCTGTTCTGGTTCCTGTTCTGGTTCTGTTCGGTCATTCCTTGGTCCTGTCTCTGGTATCTgttgctctggtctgtcttggtcTTCGTCTCGgtttctgtctctgcctctgatCTACTGTCTAACTTGGGTCTGCATAGTTCTGACTTGGTTTGCCTCTGTCTTCTGGGTCTTGTCTCTGAGTTGATTCGTCTGTCTCGTGGTCCTGGTCTCTGGTCTGCTTGTTCTCTTTTGGttctgttctgctggcttctgtACTCTGGTTCTGATactctggtctagtctggtcctGTCTCTGTTCGTTCCTGGTCTGTTCCTGGGTTTCTGTCTCTTGGTTCTGATCTCTGGTGTTCCTGAGTCCTCTCgtcctgtcctctggtctgtctctggttCTGTCTTGGTCTCGTCTCTGGTCCTGTCTTGAGTTTGTCTCTGTTCCTCGTCTTCTGCGTACTGTCTATGGTTCTgtctctggttctgtctctggtctgtctctggttgctgtcctctgttctgttctctggtcctgtctctggTCCTGTTCTCTGGTCCTGCTCTCTGGTCCTGTCTCTAGGTTTCTGTTCTGGTTGCTGtctctggtcctgtctctggTCCTGGTCTCTGGGTCCTGTCCTCTGGTtctgtcttctgtcctgtctctggtcctgtctctgtcctgtctctggtcctgtctctggGTCCTGTCTCTGGCAGTGTGACCACGCGGTGGGAGCATGTCTTTGTGTAGAACTGGTACTGCTGCTGGTAAGAGACTGTAGTGGTGAGGGCAGCAGCCCTGCGCCCACATCCTCCCCCTCCCTGCAGTAAAGCGGCTTAGTGCTGTGAAGTGCGCTGAAAGGACAGCTTACGGTTCAATAACATTACAAGCTAACATCCCCACTGCCACAAACAACGAGTTCCCGGCCACGGCCGCACCCCacttctcactccctctttctccacccGCCCACCTCTCCCAGCCCGCCACGGGCCTGCACCCCACTCTTTCACTTCCTGCTTTCTGCCACCCGCCCACCTCTTCCCAGCCGCCCGGCCCGGCAGCCCCACTCTTcacttctctttctcccaacccGCCCACCTCTCCCAGCCCGCCACGGTCGCACCCTACCTCAGTTCCCAGAGTAGGCCTGCAGCTCCGACGTATGCCTCACGGTCAGACACCACCATCCGCACTAGCAACACCAGAGACCGATTTCACAATATAAACATGTCAGACCATCCCTAACCGCTCTCTGGCAGCTCATAGTCATTGACAGAGCTGTCCTCTTTGTAGGCCAACTATCTCATAGtgccaaacccaacaatgcagggCAACCGTGTAAAGTGGCAGTTTTTATGTAATCTTTCACGCTTTCAACTCTCTAGTAGACGCAGAGCggagagatactcttaatgatcggctatgaaaagccaactgacatttactcctgaggtgcttgaCCTGTTTGTAccccttgacaactactgtggATTATTCTTATTTGCCCATGCTGGTCATcgttatgaacatttgaaatctTGGCCATGTTGCTGTctataaatctccacccggcacagcagaagaggactggccacctcatagcctggttcctctctaagggtttttcctaggttttggcctttctagggagtttttcctagcaaccGTGCTTCTACCAGCCtgccattgcttgctgtttggggttttagctgggtttctgtacagcactttgagatatcagctgatgtaagaaagggcTTTTATAAATAAATCCATttggattttaatttgatttgatgcctAACAGATTGTAACTGTTGTTAACCAGACCTACCTGTTATACTGTAGCAGCCTCTTCATGCCAGAAATTTAAAATAAACATGATTTAGTATTTTAATTACGATCCCCAATTAACAAATAcgcataaataaaatacataatacactACAATATAGTACAATACACTCCACACTATACATAACaatacatagagtcaaataaactACACACATACCATacaccacatacaacacacatacattctACACTACATAGATACTAATAAAATACACAATCTAGACAataacactacataaatacaCTACAACAATGACAACTACACACAAtcacactacataacactacacgaCATACACTACACAATACACACTAGACCATATACATAGAATACACTACACATACATATCAATACAATACTCACTACACTACTACAATCCAACtacacaaaacctagaaatacatacacaatacactacacaatacactacacaatacatagaCAATACATAACACAATACATAGATAAACATAACATACTAGACAATACACTAACAATACATAACAATACATAGACAATCACATACAccatacacaacacaatacactacAACAATACATAGACAAACATAACAATACATAGACAATACATAGACACATAACAATACATACACaatacactacacaatacatagaCAATACATAGACAATACATACACAATACACTACACAATACCATAGACaatacactacacaatacatagaCCAATACCATAGACAATACATAGACaatacatacacaatacataacaatacatagacaatacataacaaatacatacacaatacataGAACATACATAGACaatacatacacaatacataGACAATACTAGACAATACACTACACATACATAGACAAACATAGACAATAC
The sequence above is a segment of the Salvelinus sp. IW2-2015 unplaced genomic scaffold, ASM291031v2 Un_scaffold1045, whole genome shotgun sequence genome. Coding sequences within it:
- the LOC139024116 gene encoding trichohyalin-like — encoded protein: MRSGQRQDQDTKTDQSRTRDRPEKTRDRHQRQNQRQDQKTEPETEPEGHSRPETGPETDRRQNQRQDQRPDQRQTRDRPAGPETRDQTDQSKPEQDQRQDQRQDQRQTRDRTGEQTETQIRTRDQTRDQDQRQDQDRTQRQDQRQDQRQNQITGTRDKPEDKPESRTKRGRDQDQNQESRTREKPADRNHRQNQRQDQRQDQRARTRDRTRDSGPETKTQRQDQRAATRDKQRATRKQTETGTRDRTRDRTRGQNQRQNREQTRDKKPEIRPRDRTRDDGPETGPETGPENRTRRQDQRQDQRQGPETEPETDQDRTREQNQRQNQEMQDQRPKPESRTRDRTRGQDQNRTRDSRPESRTRDRTRDRTRDIHQETQRQTDDRTRDRTRDRTRGQNQRQNQRAGPETGPETRTITAPETEPETEPETEPESRTETEPEDRTERQDQRQNKTETGTRTEPETVPETETRDRTRDRTRGQNQTEQRTGPETGPEDRPETEPEDRTRDQNQKTETKRQDQRRDQRQDQETGPEKQNQRQNQRQNQRQDQRQATRDSNQRQNQRQNQNPETDQRQDQRQGPETDQETGPESRTKDRTRDRTRDRTRDEEPKTGPRDRTETEPEEPEPEQDQRQDQRQNQRQQPETGPGDRTRDRPETGPETEPEGQETRDQDQRTGTREQNQNKNQRQDQRQRQNQETGPETEPDRTESRGH